A stretch of Dyella sp. BiH032 DNA encodes these proteins:
- the phnD gene encoding phosphate/phosphite/phosphonate ABC transporter substrate-binding protein, protein MRKGRIAGLRHGRPKPATAAFFARLALLFAGLLIGAHAWAAPAAAERPLIFGILPIGGPSESLEAWRPLLDDLEHTLHRDVRPLSVSTYEGLAQALAEDRIDLAFVSGRLALDAVSRDRMRVVAQLTRGDGSHGYYSVLLVEKNSPIRSVDDVFRQPGHWRYARGEALSMSGYVVPEAQLFAARKLDSDTFFASVIVDNHQNNALAAANREADVATNNTADLERFATRFPEQYARLRVVWKSSLIPHAVVIVRTDLPQELRERIATFFTGYAKGKNAAAELAKLKLIHDISGFAPAGNETLVPFADMAYTLERRRALSAQWVNDAALQARLKKLDGDHDALLKHLISSPP, encoded by the coding sequence TTGCGCAAGGGAAGGATCGCGGGCTTACGGCATGGCCGGCCCAAACCGGCCACGGCGGCCTTTTTCGCGCGCCTGGCGCTGCTGTTCGCGGGCCTGCTGATCGGCGCGCACGCATGGGCTGCGCCAGCCGCGGCGGAGCGTCCGCTCATCTTCGGCATCCTGCCGATCGGCGGTCCGTCGGAATCGCTGGAGGCCTGGCGGCCTCTGCTGGACGACCTGGAACACACGCTCCACCGCGACGTGCGTCCACTCTCGGTCAGCACCTACGAAGGCCTCGCGCAAGCTTTGGCGGAAGACCGCATCGACCTGGCCTTCGTCTCCGGCCGGCTCGCCCTGGACGCGGTATCGCGCGACCGCATGCGGGTGGTCGCGCAGCTGACCCGCGGCGACGGCTCGCATGGTTACTACTCAGTGCTGCTGGTGGAAAAGAACTCGCCCATCCGCAGCGTGGACGACGTGTTCCGCCAACCGGGCCATTGGCGCTATGCGCGCGGCGAAGCACTCTCCATGTCCGGCTATGTGGTACCCGAGGCACAGCTGTTTGCGGCGCGCAAGCTCGATTCGGACACGTTCTTCGCCAGCGTCATCGTCGACAACCACCAGAACAATGCCCTGGCCGCGGCCAATCGCGAAGCGGACGTGGCCACCAACAACACGGCGGACCTGGAACGCTTCGCCACGCGTTTCCCGGAGCAGTACGCACGTCTTCGCGTCGTGTGGAAGTCGAGCCTGATTCCGCACGCCGTGGTGATCGTACGCACCGATCTGCCGCAGGAACTGCGCGAACGTATCGCGACGTTCTTCACCGGTTATGCGAAGGGCAAGAATGCCGCGGCGGAGCTGGCCAAGCTCAAGCTGATCCATGACATCAGTGGTTTCGCGCCGGCGGGCAACGAGACGCTGGTGCCGTTTGCGGATATGGCCTACACGCTGGAGCGTCGGCGCGCGTTGAGCGCGCAGTGGGTGAATGATGCGGCGCTGCAGGCGCGCCTGAAGAAGTTGGATGGCGATCACGATGCCTTGCTGAAGCACCTGATTTCTTCTCCGCCGTAG
- a CDS encoding DUF3617 family protein — protein sequence MSVRIRPLFALSLLCFAASAAAVDLPANLPKRKAGLWEMQMGMAGGQSQTMKVCLDEATDKAMYQMGAQMSGSMCSKFALDVKGGAVIADGVCSLPGPQGNVTMTSHSETRFQGDSSYQTTGHVKYDPAVMGRSEADVNSSGRWVGPCAKGQKPGDMLLPGGQTVNINDMGGGK from the coding sequence ATGTCCGTACGTATCCGTCCGCTGTTCGCGCTGTCGCTGCTCTGCTTCGCCGCTTCCGCCGCGGCGGTGGATCTTCCCGCCAACCTGCCCAAGCGCAAGGCCGGCCTGTGGGAAATGCAGATGGGCATGGCTGGCGGCCAGTCCCAGACCATGAAGGTGTGCCTGGACGAGGCCACCGACAAGGCGATGTACCAGATGGGCGCGCAGATGAGCGGCTCGATGTGCAGCAAGTTCGCGCTCGACGTCAAAGGCGGCGCCGTGATCGCCGACGGCGTCTGCTCGCTCCCTGGCCCGCAGGGCAACGTCACCATGACCAGCCACAGCGAAACCCGCTTCCAGGGCGACAGCTCCTACCAGACCACCGGCCACGTGAAATACGACCCCGCCGTGATGGGCCGCAGCGAAGCCGACGTCAACAGCAGCGGCCGCTGGGTCGGCCCTTGCGCCAAAGGCCAGAAACCCGGCGACATGCTCCTGCCCGGCGGGCAGACGGTGAATATCAATGACATGGGTGGCGGCAAATAA
- a CDS encoding HAMP domain-containing sensor histidine kinase, producing MAQSEPLLRRLLLDAVLPSTLAALLLVTALTVQVAGMQAERTDARAALRIEQLAGALAASPSQGAIQGFLDESRRDGLLRYVALRYPSGPEWSSGNAHSEQDTGNYRRELPGIVGNHPWVIAQADLGPVRRAQSVTWLLGVLCASGVLLLGWLARWSLRRHVLRPLGDMRRALDQGRLLPLGLTASTREFAELERALEHCLAEGWPRTWRTARQDVMRQRHAAARGKSRFIALVNHHLRQPLQALQLFAANFNPGPDPDQQALLAHMRASVSSMTRLLEALLEISRLDAGVVAVRPTEFSAAELFLHDRPWLMDEASRRGVTLAWHGSHHRLHGDAELAAGLLLQLASNAIANAPMGRVLIAARRRGHAIRIEVRDNGPGIPEDRQEHIFEEFVQLPASENPRRDGYGLGLTIGDRLARLLGTHIGLRSAPGRGSTFWFDLPEPPIAERHAPQGRHRPWTTWRRAG from the coding sequence ATGGCCCAGAGCGAACCCCTCCTCCGCCGCCTGCTCCTGGATGCCGTGCTGCCCTCCACGCTGGCGGCGCTGCTGCTCGTGACCGCGCTTACCGTCCAGGTGGCCGGCATGCAGGCGGAGCGCACCGACGCCCGTGCCGCGCTGCGCATCGAGCAGCTGGCCGGCGCGCTGGCGGCATCCCCGTCGCAGGGCGCCATCCAGGGTTTCCTGGACGAGTCGCGCCGCGACGGCCTGCTGCGCTATGTCGCCCTGCGCTATCCGTCCGGGCCCGAGTGGAGCAGCGGCAATGCGCACAGCGAGCAGGACACTGGCAATTATCGGCGGGAACTCCCCGGCATCGTAGGCAATCACCCGTGGGTGATCGCGCAGGCCGATCTCGGACCGGTACGCCGCGCGCAGAGCGTCACCTGGTTGCTCGGCGTGTTGTGCGCGAGCGGCGTGCTGTTGCTGGGCTGGCTCGCGCGATGGTCGCTGCGCCGGCACGTGCTGCGCCCGCTCGGCGACATGCGGCGCGCGCTCGACCAAGGGCGCCTGCTCCCGCTTGGCCTGACCGCCTCCACGCGCGAGTTCGCCGAACTGGAACGCGCGCTGGAACATTGCCTGGCCGAGGGCTGGCCGCGCACCTGGCGCACCGCGCGCCAGGACGTCATGCGCCAGCGCCATGCGGCCGCCCGCGGCAAATCGCGCTTCATCGCCCTGGTCAACCATCACCTGCGCCAGCCCCTGCAGGCCTTGCAACTGTTCGCGGCAAACTTCAATCCCGGGCCCGACCCGGACCAGCAGGCACTGCTCGCGCACATGCGCGCGAGCGTCTCGTCGATGACGCGCCTGCTCGAAGCGCTACTGGAGATCTCGCGACTCGACGCCGGCGTGGTCGCGGTCAGGCCGACGGAATTCAGCGCGGCGGAACTGTTCCTGCACGACCGTCCCTGGCTGATGGACGAAGCCTCGCGGCGCGGCGTGACGCTGGCCTGGCACGGCAGCCATCACCGCCTGCACGGCGACGCGGAACTGGCGGCCGGCCTGCTCCTGCAGCTGGCCAGCAACGCCATCGCGAACGCGCCGATGGGGCGCGTGCTGATTGCCGCGCGCCGGCGCGGCCATGCCATCCGCATCGAAGTGCGCGACAACGGCCCGGGCATCCCGGAGGACCGCCAGGAACACATCTTCGAGGAATTCGTGCAGCTGCCGGCCAGCGAAAATCCCCGCCGCGACGGCTACGGCCTGGGCCTCACCATCGGCGACCGCCTGGCGCGCCTGCTCGGCACGCACATCGGCCTGCGCTCGGCACCCGGACGGGGCAGCACGTTCTGGTTCGACCTGCCGGAACCGCCCATCGCCGAGCGCCACGCTCCGCAAGGCCGCCATCGCCCGTGGACCACGTGGCGGCGCGCCGGGTGA
- a CDS encoding two-component regulator propeller domain-containing protein: protein MLSALMLQALLAAATAAPALHQESAPAPWIEPTFRNYGMAEGLPSSNIDALAQDGQGYMWIATESGLVRYDGNRFRVWRHDPRDPRSLSAMPLATLMVDAEGQLWGGSQDGLVRYDPTSEDFTHWRHDPKDPASPGSDDVTALARDANGALWVGYFDVGLDRMRPDGRGLDHVRHDPADPGSLASNTVYSLLADPDGTLWIGTGKGLDRRAPDGHLVHIAFERPDDAFRAKPLRIYRLVRIGGVLYIGSNFGLYELKSGAPTATPVAPDILPHKLIYAVAADQQERLWVGTNDGLYMRDTDGVYRSIAPRSLLRHGLPSGFITYMLRDHEGGMWIGTYNGLAYLSPRWTDFQYLTHIPEKPDSIAPGSYSMVATGGDDHLWIAGSNGAIDRLNVGTGKVRHLPFQIPQGRNANCIAEDARGRLWITSASGNFVLDGDKVTELQAPMAERIEFGDDGTAYFQVDDGVFAYDPDTFKARPLAFGAKAKDITLNDMRLHDGALWFATSRGVMRWAPGDSQASFIEGVPTAVYRFLELRDNRLWLVDDENLLVFRFEGQRAIPEGTYSIYRQHPFSDLLGMHVDGLGRAWFFARSGLWRYDRRSGNVREFGVDQGLPESQFTNVNHALMPGGRVAAATSGGIVMFVPEAVPELSREPRVRLEDGSVLRHGKPLRLAAEAQPWQLNWNDRDLTVTARALTFLAPERTRYRFRLEGLDNDWVDTGTRGDRTFTQLPGGDYALHVQAAGADGVWGELPAPLRLHADSPPWLRWWAWLAYVALLALLFAALLAAMRRRQAQRHRLELITQEHQLAQAANRAKTQFLAELGHEIRTPMTGVLGMAELLLSRSLGATERRYAQTIRNSGEVLLTLVNDALDLARIEAGRLQLTPAPFDPRALLRDVAELQHAKAAAKHLALRVSVDPATPAQVMGDAVRVRQILMNLSNNALKFTERGEVRLALEREGDGLSLTVSDTGPGIAPADQAKLFQHYQQLDSPQRGSGSGLGLAICRELATLMGGRIELESASGEGSTFRVHLPLPEVAVPFVEHAASAPATGPRWHLLLLEDDPTVAAVIAGLLEVQGHTVEHVPHALHAMEALARDRFDAALVDLDLPGLDGFQWAGLVRSREHSSRLPMIAITARSGGDEESRARAAGMDGFLRKPLHGEQLAQALAAVLAGAPAEPVT, encoded by the coding sequence TTGCTTTCCGCCCTGATGCTGCAAGCGTTGCTGGCCGCCGCGACCGCTGCCCCGGCACTTCACCAGGAAAGTGCGCCGGCGCCATGGATCGAGCCGACCTTCCGCAACTACGGCATGGCCGAAGGTCTGCCCAGCAGCAATATCGATGCGCTGGCGCAGGACGGCCAGGGCTACATGTGGATCGCCACCGAATCGGGGCTGGTGCGCTACGACGGCAACCGCTTCCGCGTCTGGCGGCACGACCCGCGCGATCCCCGCTCCCTGTCGGCCATGCCGCTGGCCACCTTGATGGTGGACGCGGAGGGACAGCTGTGGGGCGGCAGCCAGGATGGCCTGGTGCGATACGACCCGACGTCCGAGGACTTCACCCACTGGCGCCACGATCCCAAAGACCCCGCGTCCCCCGGCAGCGACGACGTCACGGCGCTGGCACGCGACGCGAACGGCGCGCTGTGGGTCGGCTATTTCGATGTCGGCCTCGATCGCATGCGCCCGGATGGGCGGGGCCTCGACCACGTCCGGCATGACCCGGCCGATCCCGGCAGCCTGGCTTCGAACACGGTGTACTCCCTGCTGGCGGACCCGGACGGAACGCTCTGGATCGGCACCGGCAAGGGTCTCGATCGGCGCGCGCCCGATGGACACCTTGTGCATATCGCGTTCGAACGCCCCGACGATGCGTTCCGCGCCAAGCCACTGCGCATCTATCGGCTCGTGCGGATCGGCGGGGTGCTCTATATCGGCAGCAACTTCGGGCTGTACGAACTGAAGTCCGGCGCGCCCACCGCCACGCCAGTCGCGCCGGACATACTTCCGCACAAGCTCATCTACGCGGTGGCCGCCGACCAGCAGGAGCGGCTATGGGTCGGCACCAACGATGGCTTGTATATGCGTGACACGGACGGCGTCTACCGCAGCATCGCGCCTCGTTCCCTGCTGCGCCACGGCCTGCCCAGCGGATTCATCACCTACATGCTGCGCGACCATGAGGGCGGCATGTGGATCGGCACGTACAACGGCCTGGCCTATCTTTCGCCGCGATGGACCGACTTCCAGTACCTCACGCATATCCCGGAAAAACCCGACAGCATTGCTCCCGGCAGTTACAGCATGGTCGCCACGGGGGGCGACGATCACCTGTGGATCGCCGGTAGCAACGGCGCTATCGATCGCCTGAACGTGGGCACCGGCAAGGTGCGCCACTTGCCCTTCCAGATTCCGCAGGGACGCAACGCCAACTGCATCGCCGAGGATGCGCGCGGCCGCCTGTGGATCACCTCGGCGAGCGGCAATTTTGTGCTCGATGGCGACAAGGTCACCGAGCTGCAGGCACCGATGGCCGAACGCATCGAGTTCGGCGACGACGGCACGGCCTATTTCCAGGTCGACGATGGCGTATTCGCCTATGACCCGGACACGTTCAAGGCGCGCCCACTTGCCTTCGGCGCCAAGGCCAAGGACATCACGCTCAATGACATGCGCCTGCACGATGGCGCGCTCTGGTTCGCCACCAGCAGGGGCGTGATGCGCTGGGCGCCCGGCGATTCGCAAGCCAGCTTCATCGAGGGCGTGCCGACGGCTGTCTACCGCTTTCTCGAGCTGCGCGACAACCGGCTGTGGCTGGTCGACGACGAGAACCTCCTCGTCTTCCGCTTCGAGGGACAGCGCGCCATACCGGAGGGCACCTATTCGATCTACCGGCAACATCCGTTCAGCGACCTGCTGGGCATGCACGTAGACGGCTTGGGACGCGCCTGGTTCTTCGCGCGCAGCGGCTTGTGGCGCTACGACCGCCGCAGTGGCAACGTGCGGGAATTCGGTGTCGATCAGGGATTGCCGGAAAGCCAGTTCACCAACGTCAATCACGCGTTGATGCCCGGTGGCCGCGTGGCAGCGGCCACCAGCGGCGGCATCGTGATGTTCGTGCCCGAGGCCGTTCCCGAGCTCTCCCGCGAGCCGCGCGTGCGCCTCGAGGACGGCAGCGTGCTTCGCCACGGCAAGCCTCTGCGCCTCGCCGCGGAGGCACAGCCATGGCAGCTCAACTGGAATGACCGCGATCTCACGGTCACCGCCCGCGCGCTGACTTTCCTGGCGCCGGAACGCACGCGCTACCGCTTCCGCCTGGAAGGGCTGGACAACGACTGGGTCGATACCGGTACGCGCGGCGACCGCACCTTCACCCAACTGCCCGGCGGCGACTACGCACTGCACGTGCAGGCCGCGGGCGCCGATGGCGTATGGGGCGAACTGCCGGCGCCGCTGCGCCTCCACGCCGACAGTCCGCCGTGGCTGCGCTGGTGGGCCTGGCTGGCCTATGTCGCCCTGCTGGCCTTGCTGTTCGCGGCGCTGCTCGCCGCCATGCGTCGCCGGCAGGCGCAACGCCACCGGCTGGAGCTGATCACGCAGGAGCACCAGCTCGCGCAGGCCGCGAACCGCGCCAAGACCCAGTTCCTCGCCGAACTCGGCCACGAGATCCGCACGCCCATGACCGGCGTGCTGGGCATGGCCGAGCTGCTGCTGAGCCGTTCGCTGGGTGCGACGGAGCGACGCTATGCGCAGACCATCCGCAATTCCGGCGAAGTGCTGCTCACGCTGGTGAACGATGCGCTGGACCTGGCCCGCATCGAAGCCGGGCGCCTGCAGCTGACACCCGCGCCGTTCGACCCGCGCGCGCTGCTGCGCGACGTCGCCGAACTGCAGCACGCGAAGGCCGCCGCCAAGCATCTCGCCCTGCGCGTATCGGTCGACCCGGCCACGCCTGCGCAGGTCATGGGCGACGCGGTGCGCGTGCGCCAAATCCTGATGAACCTGAGCAACAACGCGCTGAAGTTCACCGAGCGCGGCGAGGTACGACTGGCGTTGGAACGCGAGGGAGACGGCCTGAGTCTGACGGTCAGCGATACCGGTCCCGGCATCGCCCCCGCCGACCAAGCCAAGCTGTTCCAGCACTACCAGCAGCTCGACAGTCCGCAGCGCGGTTCCGGCAGCGGCCTGGGCCTGGCCATCTGCCGCGAGCTGGCCACGCTGATGGGCGGTCGCATCGAGCTCGAATCGGCATCCGGCGAGGGCAGCACGTTCCGCGTCCACCTGCCGTTACCCGAGGTCGCCGTGCCCTTTGTCGAACATGCCGCGTCCGCACCTGCCACCGGCCCGCGCTGGCATCTGCTGTTGCTGGAAGACGACCCGACCGTGGCCGCGGTGATCGCCGGCCTGCTCGAGGTCCAGGGCCACACGGTCGAGCACGTGCCCCATGCGCTGCACGCCATGGAAGCGCTGGCGCGCGACCGCTTCGATGCCGCCCTGGTCGACCTCGATCTGCCGGGCCTGGACGGCTTCCAGTGGGCCGGACTGGTCCGCTCGCGGGAGCACAGTAGCCGCCTGCCGATGATCGCGATCACCGCGCGCTCCGGCGGCGATGAGGAAAGCCGTGCCCGTGCCGCCGGTATGGACGGCTTCCTGCGCAAGCCGCTGCACGGCGAGCAGCTGGCCCAGGCCCTGGCCGCCGTCCTGGCCGGCGCTCCGGCCGAGCCGGTGACCTAG
- a CDS encoding DUF4197 domain-containing protein, with the protein MRIFFQRGLCGLALAAAAVLPAAGQAGQLKDLLKQARQQAAGPASAAPGAGLPGSDIAAGLKEALAKGTTNAINSLGRSDGFWKNAKVRIPLPGKLEQAGKLARQLGQGAKVDAFELSLNRAAEKAVPQVADLFGDAIRKMTLDDARGILAGGDHAATDYFRRVAGDALAERIRPIVAQATDSVGVTQKYKAFAAGNGGGALGGALGALAGGKGGSALDLDGYVTGKTVDGLFTTIADQEKSIRENPAARTTDLLRKVFGR; encoded by the coding sequence ATGCGCATCTTTTTCCAGCGCGGCCTGTGCGGCCTCGCGCTCGCGGCCGCGGCTGTGCTGCCCGCCGCCGGCCAGGCGGGGCAGCTCAAGGACCTGCTCAAGCAGGCCCGCCAGCAGGCCGCCGGACCAGCCTCGGCCGCGCCGGGCGCCGGCCTGCCCGGCAGCGACATCGCGGCGGGCCTGAAGGAGGCCCTGGCCAAGGGCACCACCAACGCGATCAACAGCCTGGGCCGCAGCGACGGTTTCTGGAAGAACGCCAAGGTGCGCATCCCCCTGCCGGGCAAGCTGGAGCAGGCCGGCAAGCTGGCGCGCCAGCTGGGGCAGGGCGCGAAGGTCGATGCCTTCGAACTCAGCCTCAATCGCGCGGCGGAGAAGGCCGTGCCGCAGGTCGCGGACCTGTTCGGCGACGCCATCCGCAAGATGACCCTGGACGACGCGCGCGGCATCCTCGCCGGCGGCGACCATGCCGCCACCGACTATTTCCGCCGTGTCGCGGGCGACGCGCTGGCCGAACGCATCCGGCCGATCGTGGCGCAGGCCACCGACAGCGTGGGCGTCACGCAGAAGTACAAGGCCTTCGCCGCCGGCAACGGCGGTGGCGCCCTGGGCGGCGCGTTGGGCGCGTTGGCCGGGGGCAAGGGCGGGAGCGCACTGGACCTGGACGGCTACGTCACCGGCAAGACCGTCGACGGACTGTTCACTACGATCGCCGATCAGGAAAAATCCATCCGCGAGAACCCGGCCGCACGCACGACGGATCTCCTGAGAAAGGTGTTCGGCCGCTAG
- the def gene encoding peptide deformylase: MIRDILKMGDPRLLRVAPPVPDAMIGSAELDALIQDMFDTMHHAGGVGLAAPQIGVDLQLVIFGFDSSDRYPDAPPVPRTILLNPLIMPLSQDMEEGWEGCLSVPGLRGAVNRYTLIRYQGVDPKGEPIDRTAEGFHARVVQHECDHLIGRLYPSRITDFGKFGFTEVLFPGLDPGADD; the protein is encoded by the coding sequence ATGATCCGCGACATCCTGAAAATGGGCGACCCGCGCCTGCTGCGCGTGGCGCCGCCGGTGCCCGACGCGATGATCGGCAGCGCCGAGCTGGACGCACTGATCCAGGACATGTTCGACACCATGCACCACGCCGGTGGCGTCGGCCTGGCCGCGCCGCAAATCGGCGTGGACCTGCAGCTGGTGATCTTCGGTTTCGACAGTTCGGACCGCTATCCGGATGCGCCGCCGGTGCCGCGCACCATTCTGCTCAACCCGCTGATCATGCCGCTGTCGCAGGACATGGAAGAGGGCTGGGAAGGCTGTCTCTCGGTGCCGGGGCTGCGCGGTGCGGTGAACCGCTACACGCTCATCCGCTACCAGGGCGTCGATCCGAAGGGCGAGCCGATCGACCGCACCGCGGAGGGCTTCCACGCGCGCGTGGTGCAGCATGAATGCGACCACCTGATCGGCCGTCTTTACCCGTCGCGCATTACCGACTTCGGCAAGTTCGGTTTTACCGAGGTGCTGTTCCCGGGACTCGATCCCGGCGCGGACGACTAA